In Chitinophaga sp. HK235, a single window of DNA contains:
- a CDS encoding SusC/RagA family TonB-linked outer membrane protein, producing the protein MKKNTVDNCALQRRGLYKLLIFMKFLTLFITVACLHLSAAVRSQSRITLKISQVQLEKALAMLEKTSSYRFVYNDDNLPLHLKVSLDANELSIDKVMGQLLNKTALGYRIIPGNLIVIAPAAIVSKDVVVKGKVITPAGETLPGVTVRLKNTAVGVTTDAKGNFEIKVPENAVLVVSYIGFNQQEVSLNGRDNVTITMEPSKNSMEEVIVVGYGTQKKINVTGAIDQISGKQLAERPIANVMQGLQGVSPGLNITYKGGAPGQTPKINIRGVTSLNDKTDAPLIIIDGITAATDDLLRLNPSDIASISVLRDAASAAIYGARAAFGVILITTKQGTTGGRQSVSYNNYFAKSRRTVMPDAVTDPYIVSRVMETATHNTPWAYVSYSDEYYKWARERSDDPSLPDTRIDPSDPSKWAYMGSNNWNDYFFSKSNFSQYHSISLNGSAETAKKMPVSYLLSADFTDENGLNKLSKDKWDRYGLRNKINIKPFSWLQVDNNLSIYQTKADAPTYNITDVYYLQPTMVAVNPDGTWANTSAGRLAAQLVDGGRTTQTRFGFQNVIRGVASFLNNDLQITGDASFKREQWKYHTDSKKYNIGFGPNDIRQEGGTGYVAENNAMAIHDVYDLYANYHKTLGKDHKIQLLGGFNQENYEWNKLNVTKQGLISSSLPYVALTSGDSKLGTDYTAYAIRSFFGRINYTYKDRYIIEANGRYDGSSRFPSNKRWGLFPSISGAWIASEENFMKGISKQLPTLKIRASYGNLGNQSVSDFGYIQTLPTALSGYLIGGNINQTIIKNAPDIRVDPNNYTWEKVTTANIGADVGLWGNNVQATFDYYVRNTIGMLSKGVELPGVLGTTPPMQNSADLSTRGWELTLGYHNTFNVGGDPLSFGAKVFVSDDKTRITRFKNEQQLLSTYREGQTLGEIWGLVNDGVFRNKDEIKALDEKAIIPWGALDIVPGWPKYKDLNGDGKIDRGPSTKDPQDLTIIGNSSPRYRFGINLDASWKGFDINVFLQGIAKMDYYPHHYLFWGPYQQPYASIYPWNLDYYRGTADDASLRAQHSQSYIKAGLADANPNGYFPVLQSWLADNNYGSGLDIPQTKYLLNAAYLRVKNLTIGYTLPQSVLKRYRISRLRVFVSGENLFEFSAIKKYLDPESITDGYGWAYPYQRKYAVGINLDL; encoded by the coding sequence ATGAAAAAAAACACAGTGGACAATTGTGCCCTGCAACGGCGGGGCTTGTATAAGCTGTTAATTTTTATGAAATTTCTTACACTATTCATAACGGTCGCCTGTCTGCATCTGAGTGCTGCAGTGCGCTCCCAGTCAAGGATAACGTTGAAGATATCACAGGTACAGCTTGAAAAAGCACTGGCCATGCTGGAAAAGACCAGTAGTTACCGTTTTGTGTACAATGATGATAATCTCCCGCTGCATCTCAAAGTATCGCTGGACGCCAACGAGTTGTCTATCGACAAGGTGATGGGCCAACTGCTGAACAAAACAGCATTGGGATACCGTATCATCCCGGGCAACCTTATCGTGATTGCTCCTGCAGCCATTGTCAGCAAAGATGTGGTTGTAAAGGGAAAGGTCATCACCCCTGCGGGCGAGACACTTCCCGGCGTCACCGTGCGGTTGAAAAATACAGCCGTTGGCGTTACAACAGACGCTAAAGGCAATTTCGAAATAAAAGTACCTGAAAACGCTGTGCTGGTTGTATCCTACATTGGGTTCAACCAACAGGAGGTTAGTCTCAATGGAAGGGATAATGTGACCATCACAATGGAGCCCTCTAAAAACTCCATGGAAGAAGTAATCGTAGTCGGTTATGGCACCCAGAAAAAAATCAATGTTACAGGTGCCATCGACCAGATCAGCGGAAAACAACTGGCAGAAAGGCCTATCGCCAATGTCATGCAGGGTCTGCAAGGTGTGAGCCCGGGTTTGAATATCACCTACAAAGGCGGTGCACCCGGTCAGACTCCTAAGATCAATATCCGCGGCGTAACATCTCTGAATGACAAAACAGATGCACCATTGATCATTATTGATGGTATCACGGCAGCCACCGACGATCTGCTTCGACTGAACCCTTCTGACATCGCTTCCATTTCTGTATTGCGTGACGCTGCCTCTGCGGCTATTTATGGTGCCCGTGCGGCTTTTGGTGTGATCCTCATCACCACCAAACAAGGTACCACCGGCGGACGGCAATCCGTCAGCTACAACAACTATTTCGCTAAATCCCGCCGAACCGTCATGCCGGATGCGGTAACCGATCCCTACATCGTTTCCCGTGTAATGGAAACAGCCACCCATAATACTCCCTGGGCCTATGTAAGTTATTCCGATGAATACTATAAATGGGCCAGAGAAAGGTCCGATGATCCATCTCTCCCGGATACCCGCATTGACCCCAGCGACCCTTCCAAATGGGCTTATATGGGCAGCAACAACTGGAATGATTATTTTTTCAGTAAATCCAATTTCTCCCAATACCACAGCATCTCTTTGAACGGCTCTGCTGAAACAGCGAAAAAAATGCCGGTATCATACCTGCTTTCCGCCGACTTCACCGATGAGAACGGCCTTAACAAACTGTCCAAAGACAAATGGGACCGCTATGGGCTGCGCAACAAAATCAACATTAAACCATTCAGCTGGCTGCAGGTAGACAATAACCTCAGCATATACCAGACCAAAGCTGATGCACCTACCTATAACATCACCGACGTTTATTACCTGCAACCCACCATGGTAGCGGTAAATCCCGATGGCACCTGGGCCAACACCAGCGCCGGACGCCTAGCAGCACAACTCGTAGACGGAGGCAGGACTACACAAACACGCTTCGGTTTCCAGAACGTTATCAGAGGTGTGGCCTCCTTCCTCAACAACGACCTGCAGATTACTGGTGATGCCAGCTTCAAACGGGAACAATGGAAATATCATACAGACTCCAAAAAATACAATATCGGTTTCGGCCCCAATGATATCCGTCAGGAAGGTGGTACAGGTTATGTAGCAGAAAACAATGCCATGGCGATACACGATGTATATGACCTCTATGCCAACTATCACAAAACGCTCGGCAAAGACCACAAAATCCAGCTGTTGGGCGGCTTTAACCAGGAGAACTATGAATGGAACAAACTAAATGTTACCAAACAAGGGCTTATCTCTTCATCCCTGCCTTATGTAGCACTGACCAGCGGTGATAGCAAACTGGGCACCGATTACACAGCCTATGCGATCAGAAGTTTCTTTGGCAGGATCAACTACACCTACAAAGACCGTTATATCATCGAAGCTAATGGTCGCTATGATGGCTCCTCCCGCTTTCCTTCCAACAAACGCTGGGGGCTCTTCCCTTCCATCTCAGGAGCCTGGATCGCCAGTGAAGAAAATTTCATGAAAGGTATTTCCAAACAATTGCCAACACTTAAAATAAGAGCCTCTTACGGAAACCTGGGCAACCAGAGCGTTAGTGACTTCGGATATATCCAGACACTTCCTACTGCTCTTTCCGGTTACCTGATCGGAGGTAATATCAATCAAACCATCATCAAAAATGCTCCGGATATCCGCGTGGACCCCAACAACTATACCTGGGAAAAAGTAACCACTGCCAATATAGGCGCAGACGTGGGATTGTGGGGTAACAATGTGCAGGCCACTTTTGATTATTATGTGCGTAATACTATCGGTATGCTGTCAAAAGGTGTGGAGCTACCTGGAGTGCTCGGAACGACTCCTCCCATGCAGAACTCAGCAGACCTCTCTACCCGTGGCTGGGAGCTGACGCTTGGCTACCATAATACCTTCAATGTGGGAGGAGACCCGCTGAGCTTTGGGGCAAAAGTGTTTGTGTCTGATGATAAGACCAGGATCACCCGTTTCAAAAATGAGCAGCAACTGCTGAGTACTTACCGGGAAGGGCAGACCCTTGGCGAAATCTGGGGCCTTGTTAATGATGGCGTCTTCAGAAACAAAGATGAAATCAAAGCCCTGGATGAAAAAGCTATTATTCCCTGGGGAGCCCTCGATATCGTACCCGGATGGCCCAAATACAAAGATCTTAACGGTGATGGTAAAATTGATCGTGGTCCGAGTACCAAAGATCCCCAGGACCTCACTATCATTGGCAACAGCAGTCCGCGCTACCGTTTCGGTATCAACCTGGACGCCAGCTGGAAAGGTTTTGATATAAACGTTTTCCTGCAAGGCATCGCCAAGATGGATTATTATCCGCACCATTATCTCTTCTGGGGCCCTTATCAACAGCCATATGCCAGCATTTATCCCTGGAACCTCGACTACTACCGCGGTACAGCTGACGATGCTTCCCTGCGCGCGCAGCACTCCCAGTCCTATATCAAGGCCGGCCTCGCAGATGCCAATCCAAATGGCTACTTCCCTGTATTACAGTCATGGCTGGCAGACAACAACTATGGCAGCGGCCTGGATATCCCGCAAACAAAATATCTGTTGAACGCTGCCTATCTCCGTGTCAAAAACCTGACGATAGGATATACACTGCCGCAATCCGTTTTAAAACGTTACCGTATCTCACGCTTACGTGTATTTGTCTCCGGTGAAAACCTCTTCGAGTTTTCTGCCATCAAAAAATATCTCGATCCCGAATCCATTACAGATGGCTACGGATGGGCATATCCTTATCAGCGCAAATATGCTGTAGGTATCAATCTTGACCTGTAA
- a CDS encoding FecR family protein gives MDQERLYTLLTREIANELTPAEAEELQQLLQQYPHASYIREVFTKPWQETSYGSTPEQLKQMQARHLQRLQTASSSSAATIPDDVTTTTPVRRLWWHVASVAASIALIAFTGWKLLYRPATQPLPLEKLVTSKGTRSQLLLPDGSHVWLNAGSKLNYPPTFAAGQPRMVELEGEAFFEIATDVNRPFRVKTKSFTILVLGTSFNVRAYPEEDSAVTALVNGAVEVQLDQAGQQKILLRPNEKLTVPAGLYANPDDARLHENETGKLQIPIYKQQLTQVRDSIVSETAWVKNKLAFKHLELEKVTALLEQWYGVEIDFHNEEKKRLYFTGMFETDNLDEVLDALTSTGSFTYTKDARGKIWIE, from the coding sequence ATGGATCAGGAAAGATTATATACCCTACTGACCAGGGAAATCGCCAATGAACTCACGCCCGCTGAGGCAGAGGAACTGCAACAATTACTGCAGCAGTATCCGCATGCCTCCTATATCCGGGAAGTGTTTACAAAACCCTGGCAGGAAACAAGCTATGGAAGCACTCCTGAGCAGCTGAAACAAATGCAGGCCAGACATCTGCAACGCCTGCAGACAGCCTCCTCCTCTTCAGCAGCAACCATCCCCGATGATGTAACCACTACTACCCCGGTACGCCGCCTGTGGTGGCATGTAGCCAGCGTTGCAGCCAGCATCGCGCTGATAGCCTTCACCGGATGGAAGCTGTTGTATCGCCCTGCCACCCAACCACTACCGCTGGAAAAACTGGTAACGTCGAAGGGCACACGCTCACAACTATTATTACCGGATGGCTCCCATGTATGGCTGAATGCAGGTAGTAAACTCAACTATCCACCAACATTTGCCGCCGGCCAGCCAAGAATGGTAGAACTGGAAGGAGAAGCTTTTTTTGAGATTGCCACTGATGTCAACAGACCCTTCCGGGTGAAAACCAAATCCTTTACCATACTGGTATTGGGTACCTCTTTTAATGTACGGGCCTACCCGGAAGAAGACAGTGCTGTCACCGCTCTGGTAAATGGCGCTGTGGAGGTACAACTGGATCAGGCCGGCCAGCAAAAAATATTGCTTCGTCCAAATGAAAAACTGACGGTGCCCGCTGGATTGTATGCCAATCCGGATGATGCACGGCTACACGAAAACGAAACAGGAAAATTACAGATCCCGATATACAAACAACAACTGACACAGGTAAGGGACAGCATCGTTTCTGAAACTGCCTGGGTAAAAAATAAACTGGCATTCAAACATCTGGAGCTTGAAAAAGTAACTGCACTACTGGAACAATGGTATGGCGTCGAAATAGACTTCCACAACGAAGAGAAGAAACGGCTGTACTTTACCGGTATGTTTGAAACGGATAATCTCGATGAAGTCCTGGATGCATTAACATCTACGGGATCATTTACTTACACTAAAGATGCAAGAGGAAAAATCTGGATTGAATAG
- a CDS encoding RNA polymerase sigma-70 factor, with the protein MQAYNELYLALCQQLLHFSAAIVSSFHLAEEVVSDVFVTLWQKRHQLSHVENPVVYLYVITKNLSLNTLQQQRRHLHENLELLDTAALVIAPDAESSMISAEVSQKIESAVRSLPARCQLIFRLVKHDRLSYREVADLLNISPKTVDAQLATAVKKISQAVRFDLSSELAKSYLHLDS; encoded by the coding sequence ATGCAGGCATACAATGAGTTATATCTTGCTTTGTGCCAGCAGCTGCTTCATTTTTCCGCCGCTATCGTCTCGTCTTTCCATCTTGCAGAAGAAGTAGTTTCCGATGTTTTTGTTACCCTATGGCAAAAGCGCCATCAGTTATCGCACGTGGAAAACCCTGTTGTTTACCTGTATGTTATTACCAAAAATCTTTCATTAAACACTTTACAGCAACAACGTCGTCACCTACACGAAAATCTGGAATTACTGGATACCGCTGCGCTGGTAATAGCACCGGATGCAGAGAGCAGTATGATCTCCGCGGAAGTGTCGCAGAAGATAGAATCGGCAGTACGTAGCCTGCCGGCCCGCTGTCAGCTTATCTTCCGGCTCGTTAAACACGACCGGCTCAGTTACCGCGAAGTAGCAGATCTGCTCAATATCTCCCCCAAAACCGTTGATGCCCAACTGGCCACTGCCGTTAAAAAAATATCCCAGGCAGTACGTTTTGACCTGTCCAGTGAACTGGCAAAATCCTACCTCCACCTCGACTCCTAA
- a CDS encoding alpha/beta fold hydrolase — translation MSLIKINNININVNITGEGKPLIFIHGIGGDQTHLDTIIQPLSKHFKTIALDCRGHGLSDKPAEYTLQDHVQDVLGILAYYKLSSVNLFGVSMGSYIAQAVAIAAPERIEKLVLTVPKSNGLTSSVQRLFSEHSSEIEGKNLHEATLTLLRYFTYDADVMKQHINIFETDLPREQFAAANKALAGFDFRKDLAKVTAQTLVISGKYDGLNPPEEGREVAALIPDATFVEMQYSGHAPMFEEPEHYLKTVSDFLLSPL, via the coding sequence ATGTCACTCATTAAAATTAACAATATCAACATAAACGTCAATATCACCGGTGAAGGAAAACCCCTGATCTTCATTCATGGTATAGGCGGTGATCAAACTCATCTGGACACCATCATCCAACCGCTTTCAAAACATTTTAAAACAATTGCGTTGGATTGCAGAGGACACGGCCTTTCAGATAAGCCCGCTGAATATACCCTGCAGGATCACGTGCAGGATGTATTGGGAATTTTAGCGTATTACAAACTATCATCAGTAAATTTATTCGGTGTTTCAATGGGTAGCTATATTGCACAGGCTGTTGCTATTGCCGCCCCTGAAAGAATTGAAAAACTGGTATTGACTGTTCCAAAATCCAACGGATTGACTTCCTCTGTACAAAGACTGTTTAGTGAACACTCCAGCGAAATTGAAGGTAAAAATCTGCATGAAGCAACATTGACACTGCTCAGGTATTTTACTTATGATGCCGATGTGATGAAACAACATATTAATATTTTTGAAACCGATCTTCCCCGCGAGCAGTTTGCAGCTGCCAACAAAGCGCTTGCAGGTTTTGATTTCAGGAAAGACCTGGCAAAAGTTACAGCGCAAACGCTTGTCATCAGTGGCAAATATGATGGATTAAATCCACCGGAAGAAGGAAGGGAAGTGGCCGCATTGATACCTGATGCAACATTTGTGGAAATGCAATACTCAGGACATGCTCCTATGTTTGAAGAACCTGAGCATTACTTAAAAACGGTATCTGATTTTTTACTATCTCCGCTATAA
- the aqpZ gene encoding aquaporin Z produces MNVSLTQKFIAEFFGTLVLVLIGCGSAVIAGSHVGLLGISFAFGLSVLTMVYAIGHISGCHINPAITISMLATGKISGKDAGAYIVAQIAGAIAASAILYIIASGKGDYTLAANGLGQNGIGDAYQDHYNVLSGLIFEIVFTAIFLVVIHGSTSKNNKNGMLAGVAIGLSLTMIHIVGIPITGVSVNPARSIGPALFVGGDALAHLWIFIVGPIIGGLLGGGIWKLYDKA; encoded by the coding sequence ATGAATGTTTCGTTAACGCAAAAGTTTATTGCAGAATTTTTTGGCACACTGGTACTGGTACTGATCGGTTGCGGCAGCGCCGTGATAGCCGGCAGTCATGTAGGCCTGCTGGGGATTTCCTTCGCCTTCGGCCTGTCTGTACTGACCATGGTATATGCTATTGGACATATCTCCGGTTGCCATATCAATCCTGCGATTACCATCTCCATGCTGGCCACCGGTAAAATATCCGGTAAAGATGCCGGCGCCTACATTGTAGCACAGATAGCCGGCGCTATCGCTGCTTCCGCCATCCTCTACATCATCGCTTCCGGCAAAGGCGATTATACCCTCGCAGCCAACGGCCTCGGACAAAACGGTATCGGCGACGCCTATCAGGACCATTACAACGTACTCAGCGGCCTCATCTTCGAGATCGTGTTTACCGCCATCTTCCTGGTAGTAATACATGGCAGCACCAGCAAAAACAATAAGAACGGCATGCTGGCAGGTGTAGCCATCGGTCTGTCACTCACCATGATCCACATCGTAGGTATTCCCATCACCGGTGTTTCCGTAAACCCCGCACGCAGCATCGGACCGGCTCTTTTTGTAGGTGGTGATGCGCTCGCTCACCTCTGGATATTCATAGTAGGACCCATTATCGGCGGGCTTTTGGGCGGTGGAATCTGGAAACTCTATGACAAAGCATAA
- a CDS encoding asparaginase — protein MSKILIIYTGGTVGMIYDDKTKALRPIGFNEIRNNLPELYRMGIDFYVYAFNPPIDSSDMQPEIWIELASIIEDRYDRYDGFVILHGSDTMSFTASALSFMLENLSKPVILTGSQLPIGKIRTDAKENIITAMEIACSRHNGSQASMVPEVCIYFDFSLFRGNRSKKYNAEKFEAFYTMNYPPLAEAGIDIKYKNQFILPTPAAPLKVHKELETNITVLKLFPGITRRAVEATLSVPGLKGVIMETFGSGNTNTQPWFIESIKKVIDNGALVVDITQCDGGSVELGKYETSQHLVEIGVISGHDMTFEAAVTKLMFVLGQGLSIADSQKMIETSLRGELTPIEVY, from the coding sequence ATGAGTAAAATTCTGATAATCTACACGGGCGGTACCGTTGGCATGATCTACGACGACAAGACCAAAGCACTCCGCCCTATTGGCTTCAATGAAATAAGAAACAATTTACCGGAACTTTACCGGATGGGGATTGACTTCTATGTATATGCGTTCAACCCGCCTATAGACTCGTCAGACATGCAACCAGAGATCTGGATAGAACTGGCCAGTATCATTGAAGACCGCTACGACCGCTATGATGGATTTGTCATCCTGCATGGATCAGACACCATGTCGTTCACCGCCTCCGCGCTGAGCTTCATGCTGGAAAATCTGTCCAAACCGGTTATCCTCACCGGCTCACAGCTCCCTATCGGTAAGATACGTACCGATGCCAAGGAAAATATCATCACTGCCATGGAAATAGCCTGCAGCAGGCATAACGGCAGCCAGGCATCTATGGTGCCGGAAGTATGTATTTACTTTGACTTCTCCCTGTTCAGAGGCAACCGTTCCAAAAAATACAACGCCGAAAAATTCGAAGCGTTTTATACTATGAACTATCCTCCGCTGGCAGAAGCAGGCATCGACATCAAATACAAAAATCAGTTTATCCTGCCTACCCCTGCAGCTCCGCTGAAGGTGCATAAAGAACTGGAAACGAATATCACTGTGCTAAAGCTGTTTCCCGGCATCACCCGCAGGGCTGTGGAAGCCACGCTCAGCGTTCCCGGCCTGAAAGGCGTGATTATGGAGACTTTCGGCAGTGGCAATACCAATACCCAGCCCTGGTTTATAGAAAGCATTAAAAAAGTAATCGACAACGGCGCCCTGGTAGTAGATATCACCCAGTGTGACGGTGGCTCTGTAGAACTGGGCAAATATGAAACCAGTCAGCATCTGGTGGAAATAGGCGTGATAAGCGGCCATGATATGACTTTTGAAGCCGCCGTTACCAAACTGATGTTTGTACTCGGACAAGGGCTCTCTATAGCCGACAGCCAAAAAATGATCGAGACATCGCTGAGGGGAGAACTGACCCCGATAGAGGTCTACTAA
- a CDS encoding TatD family hydrolase encodes MFWTDTHAHLYSDEFLTDQQEMIERALQAGVTTLLLPNIDESSITGMLKLEAAYPKNCFAMMGLHPCYVKPDVENQLRLIKDWLIHRTFKGIGEIGLDFYWDKSLLEQQYQAFREQLLLARQYKLPVSIHSREATRECINEVKALQDGSLSGVFHCFSGTLEEAKEIIDLGFYLGIGGVVTFKKSGLDKLLENIDLQHIVLETDAPYLAPVPHRGKRNESAYIPLIGEKVADIKNLKIEEVAAITNSNARKLFKTL; translated from the coding sequence ATGTTTTGGACCGATACGCACGCCCATTTGTATTCAGATGAATTTTTGACTGACCAGCAGGAGATGATAGAGCGTGCACTGCAGGCAGGCGTGACCACGCTGTTGCTGCCGAACATAGACGAGTCGTCTATCACCGGTATGCTGAAACTGGAAGCTGCGTATCCCAAAAACTGTTTTGCCATGATGGGGCTGCATCCCTGCTATGTAAAGCCCGACGTGGAAAATCAGCTGCGCCTGATAAAAGACTGGCTGATACACCGCACGTTTAAAGGCATCGGAGAGATAGGGCTTGACTTTTACTGGGACAAATCCCTGCTGGAGCAGCAATATCAGGCTTTCCGGGAACAGCTGCTGCTGGCGAGGCAGTATAAGCTGCCTGTTTCCATCCACAGCCGGGAGGCTACACGGGAATGCATAAACGAAGTGAAAGCATTGCAGGATGGTAGCCTCAGTGGCGTATTCCATTGTTTCTCAGGTACGCTGGAAGAAGCGAAAGAGATCATCGACCTGGGCTTCTACCTGGGCATAGGTGGTGTAGTCACCTTTAAAAAATCAGGCCTCGACAAACTGCTTGAAAACATCGACCTGCAACATATTGTACTGGAGACAGATGCACCATACCTGGCCCCCGTTCCACACCGTGGCAAACGCAATGAAAGTGCCTATATCCCATTGATAGGCGAAAAGGTGGCAGATATAAAAAATCTAAAAATAGAAGAGGTAGCCGCTATTACCAACAGTAATGCCCGGAAATTATTCAAAACGCTCTAA
- a CDS encoding polysaccharide deacetylase family protein: MFYLTKTPGILKALYRSCIWDLSPANNTVYLTFDDGPHPEATPFILEQLKKYNAKGTFFCIGKNVVEHPDIYQQILEAGHSTGNHTHNHLNGWKTNTDKYIENILEARKYISTNLFRPPYGRITPFQIKQLKKTIPGIKIIMWDVLSADFDQDINGETCVQNVVFKMQPGSIVVFHDSTKAWERLSYALPRVLEYCKKQGYNVAAIE; this comes from the coding sequence TTGTTCTATCTTACCAAAACACCCGGCATCCTGAAAGCTTTGTATAGAAGCTGTATCTGGGACCTGTCTCCGGCTAACAATACCGTCTATCTGACTTTCGATGATGGCCCCCATCCGGAGGCTACCCCTTTTATACTGGAACAACTGAAGAAATATAACGCCAAAGGCACTTTTTTCTGTATCGGTAAAAATGTGGTGGAACACCCGGATATCTATCAGCAGATACTGGAAGCGGGCCATAGTACCGGCAACCATACGCACAACCATCTCAATGGCTGGAAAACCAATACTGACAAGTATATTGAGAATATCCTCGAAGCCAGGAAATATATCAGCACCAACCTCTTCCGCCCGCCTTATGGCAGGATCACCCCTTTTCAGATCAAACAACTGAAAAAGACTATCCCCGGTATCAAAATCATCATGTGGGATGTACTCAGCGCCGACTTTGACCAGGATATTAACGGAGAAACCTGTGTACAGAATGTCGTGTTTAAGATGCAGCCCGGCTCTATCGTTGTGTTTCATGATAGTACCAAAGCCTGGGAACGCCTTTCCTACGCTTTACCCCGTGTACTGGAATATTGCAAAAAACAAGGCTACAACGTAGCTGCTATTGAATAA
- the gltX gene encoding glutamate--tRNA ligase, which translates to MDHKKVRVRFAPSPTGGLHLGGVRTVLFNYLFAKQHKGDFVLRIEDTDQTRYVAGAEEYINECLRWCGLTPDESPAVGGPYAPYRQSERKPLYRQYAEKLVASGHAYYAFDTPEELESMRERLKTPENPHPQYNHKVREKMRNSFSLSEAEVQELLAKNTPHVIRIKMPANDELSFTDMIRGEVTFNTGQVDDKVLLKADGMPTYHLAVVVDDYLMKISHAFRGEEWLPSAPVHILLWKYLGWEADMPQWAHLPLILKPDGNGKLSKRDGDRLGFPVYAMNWTDPRSNEFTKGFRELGFLPDAFINMLAVLGWNDGTEQEIFSLDELIQKFSIDRVHKAGAKFDFEKAKWFNHQYLHHKDNQSLANLFLPVLEEKGIKADVDYVATIAGLVKERCYFVNEIWDHGFFFFQAPAAYDEAAVKPKWNADKSAFFTEWSDKLADVSAFTAPELEASFKAFAAEKNIKMGELQLPFRIMLTGGKFGPPVFDIAATIGLTETRTRIAKGLLAYNQ; encoded by the coding sequence ATGGATCACAAAAAAGTAAGAGTGCGTTTTGCTCCCAGCCCTACTGGTGGCCTACATCTTGGAGGTGTACGCACTGTATTGTTCAACTATTTGTTTGCAAAGCAGCACAAGGGGGATTTTGTACTGCGTATTGAAGATACAGACCAGACCCGTTATGTAGCGGGCGCAGAGGAATACATCAATGAATGTCTGCGCTGGTGTGGGCTCACGCCGGACGAAAGTCCTGCAGTGGGTGGTCCTTATGCACCTTACCGTCAGAGTGAACGTAAGCCGCTGTATCGTCAGTATGCTGAAAAGCTGGTCGCTTCCGGCCATGCCTATTACGCATTTGATACACCGGAAGAACTGGAAAGTATGCGTGAACGGTTAAAAACACCGGAAAACCCGCACCCACAGTACAACCATAAGGTAAGGGAAAAGATGCGTAACTCCTTCTCCCTCTCCGAAGCGGAAGTACAGGAGCTGCTGGCCAAAAACACTCCGCACGTTATCCGTATTAAAATGCCTGCCAATGATGAACTGTCCTTTACCGATATGATTCGGGGAGAAGTGACTTTCAACACCGGTCAGGTAGATGATAAAGTATTACTGAAAGCAGATGGTATGCCTACCTATCACCTCGCCGTGGTAGTAGACGACTATCTGATGAAGATATCCCACGCTTTCCGTGGTGAGGAATGGCTGCCTTCCGCACCGGTACATATCCTGCTCTGGAAATACCTGGGCTGGGAAGCCGATATGCCGCAGTGGGCGCACCTGCCACTGATCCTCAAACCGGATGGCAATGGTAAACTCAGCAAACGTGATGGTGACCGCCTCGGTTTCCCGGTATATGCTATGAATTGGACCGATCCCCGTTCCAACGAATTCACCAAAGGATTCCGTGAACTGGGCTTCCTGCCGGACGCATTTATCAATATGCTGGCCGTGCTGGGATGGAATGATGGTACCGAACAGGAGATCTTTAGTCTGGATGAACTGATTCAGAAATTCTCCATCGACCGCGTTCACAAAGCGGGTGCTAAATTCGACTTCGAAAAGGCTAAATGGTTCAATCACCAGTACCTGCATCATAAAGACAACCAGAGCCTCGCCAACCTCTTCCTGCCTGTACTGGAGGAAAAAGGTATCAAGGCAGATGTTGATTATGTAGCTACCATAGCCGGACTGGTAAAAGAACGCTGCTACTTTGTCAATGAAATATGGGATCATGGCTTTTTCTTCTTCCAGGCACCAGCTGCCTATGACGAAGCTGCCGTAAAACCCAAATGGAACGCCGATAAATCAGCCTTCTTCACAGAATGGTCCGATAAACTGGCAGATGTTTCTGCCTTCACCGCTCCTGAGCTGGAAGCCAGCTTTAAAGCGTTTGCTGCAGAGAAAAACATCAAGATGGGCGAATTACAGCTGCCTTTCCGTATCATGCTTACCGGTGGCAAATTTGGTCCTCCCGTATTCGATATCGCAGCTACCATCGGTCTCACGGAAACCCGTACACGAATTGCAAAAGGATTATTGGCATACAACCAGTAA